TCGCCTTTCGCTTCCAGCGCAGGGCCATTTTGTTTGACCTGGGGGACTTGCATTCTCTTTCTTCAAGGGACCTTCTAAAGATCAGCCATGTCTTCGTCACCCACGCCCACATGGATCACTTTATCGGGTTCGATACCCTTTTGAGAACCTGCCTGGGGCGGGACAGGGAACTTCACCTTTTCGGCCCCCCGGGCATCTTTCGTCACGTGGAAGGGAAGCTCGGGGGCTATACTTGGAATCTCGTGGATGAATATGAATACCCATTCCGGCTCCGGGTCACGGAAGTCGGGCCGGAGATTCTTCGGTCCAGGAGGTACTTGTGCAACAAGCGTTTCGCTCCTGAAGACCTTCACTTGGAAGCCCCCTTTGAAGGAGTTCTCTTGAAGGAACCCTCTTTCCGGGTGGAGGCGACCCTCCTGGATCACCGAATCCCCTGCCTTGGCCTTTGTCTCGTGGAGAACATCCATATCCATATCCTTAAAGAGGAACTCGATGCCCTTGGATTGCCGACTGGTCCCTGGATTACCCGTTTCAAGAAAGCCCTTTTAGAGGAAAAGGATCTCTCTTCGGAATTCGCCGTAACCTGGGAGCAGGGGGGAGAGGTGGTGAAGCGCCGGGTTTTCGGGCTCG
The Deltaproteobacteria bacterium genome window above contains:
- a CDS encoding ribonuclease Z, encoding MSASFHPRLINDPFSDPGLYIAFRFQRRAILFDLGDLHSLSSRDLLKISHVFVTHAHMDHFIGFDTLLRTCLGRDRELHLFGPPGIFRHVEGKLGGYTWNLVDEYEYPFRLRVTEVGPEILRSRRYLCNKRFAPEDLHLEAPFEGVLLKEPSFRVEATLLDHRIPCLGLCLVENIHIHILKEELDALGLPTGPWITRFKKALLEEKDLSSEFAVTWEQGGEVVKRRVFGLGELAGRIAKTSPGQKICYVTDVAGDEKNRRKIRDLAGGASHLFIEAAFLDEDRELAREKYHLTARDAGEIASEVGAGQVTLFHFSPRYTGRETELEKEAGEAFSIRMKG